Proteins encoded in a region of the Shewanella polaris genome:
- the flgM gene encoding flagellar biosynthesis anti-sigma factor FlgM, whose translation MAIDIKHNTANNTQMRTARDTQSAEQSKTTAAPKSAAPVKTDSVSITSQAQQLQGAQTKMASLPEVDQKKVAEIKQAISEGRYKVDPEKLAANIASFEAELGSLSFNKE comes from the coding sequence ATGGCAATTGACATAAAGCATAACACTGCTAACAATACACAAATGCGCACTGCTCGTGACACGCAGTCTGCTGAGCAATCTAAAACGACTGCAGCCCCAAAATCAGCTGCACCGGTTAAAACTGATTCCGTCAGCATTACCTCTCAAGCTCAACAGCTTCAGGGTGCACAAACGAAAATGGCATCGCTACCAGAAGTCGACCAAAAAAAGGTCGCTGAAATTAAGCAAGCTATCTCTGAAGGACGCTATAAAGTCGATCCTGAAAAGCTAGCAGCGAATATTGCCAGTTTTGAAGCAGAGCTAGGCAGTTTATCGTTTAATAAAGAGTAA
- a CDS encoding flagella synthesis protein FlgN → MTVLNEKPNEQSNELLHDELRGLLDTQNKTLVQLRQLIFEEKSALSKQDADKLLALSQDKTQCLFNMKITDEKLANHPQHNLLTTDAELAQKVAQAKAILAECKDINSQNSSLIELNIASLNRFAQALQASRNASSLTYNGKGKTSTISTLGNDFSA, encoded by the coding sequence ATGACCGTACTAAATGAAAAGCCAAATGAACAGTCAAATGAACTGCTACACGATGAACTTCGTGGACTATTAGACACCCAGAATAAAACGTTAGTACAGCTAAGACAGCTTATTTTTGAAGAAAAATCGGCATTATCAAAACAAGATGCAGACAAACTGTTAGCACTTTCTCAAGACAAAACTCAATGTTTATTCAACATGAAAATCACAGACGAAAAATTAGCAAATCACCCACAACACAATCTGCTTACGACAGATGCTGAACTGGCACAAAAAGTCGCGCAAGCTAAAGCCATTCTTGCAGAGTGCAAAGACATCAACAGCCAAAATTCCAGCTTGATTGAGCTCAATATTGCCAGCCTCAATCGCTTTGCCCAAGCATTACAAGCCAGCCGAAATGCATCAAGCTTAACCTATAATGGCAAAGGTAAAACGTCTACTATTTCAACTCTCGGTAATGACTTTTCAGCCTAA
- a CDS encoding chalcone isomerase family protein: MKLLALIGLSLSLMLPLLAQASMIADVDVAEQMTAAEQPLVLNGAGIRSKFFMDLYVGSLYLPTKMHTLEDVLAQPIAVIQLTITSGMISSNKMRNGITEGFEAATDNDTHFIAKDIEHFTQLFADEIVEGDQFTFVTQKGKGVTSIKNGQVQGEIVGEAFRQALLKIWLGEESAQQSLREAMLGKASN, translated from the coding sequence ATGAAATTATTAGCTTTAATTGGATTGAGCTTATCGTTAATGTTGCCGTTGTTGGCACAAGCTAGCATGATTGCAGATGTTGATGTAGCAGAGCAAATGACTGCTGCAGAGCAGCCATTAGTATTGAATGGCGCTGGTATACGCAGTAAGTTTTTTATGGATTTATATGTGGGGAGTTTGTATCTGCCGACAAAAATGCACACTCTAGAAGATGTACTTGCTCAACCTATAGCGGTGATCCAATTAACTATCACTTCAGGAATGATCTCTTCAAACAAAATGCGTAACGGCATAACTGAAGGATTTGAGGCCGCTACCGACAATGACACGCATTTTATTGCCAAAGACATTGAACATTTTACACAACTATTTGCTGATGAAATTGTCGAAGGTGATCAATTTACTTTTGTGACTCAAAAAGGAAAGGGCGTGACCAGCATTAAAAATGGTCAGGTTCAGGGCGAGATAGTTGGTGAGGCTTTTCGTCAGGCATTACTTAAGATTTGGTTAGGCGAAGAGTCTGCACAACAAAGTTTACGTGAAGCAATGCTAGGGAAAGCTTCTAACTAG
- a CDS encoding DUF2947 domain-containing protein: MSYSYIPFDLYKRKWIFNHKDLPVSDDDKALIKPLTDKSAMEVWDKWISNKSSRAELFEKGDWPAKQDAWTTTEHWQSAWDSNDNAMPEVIIEHIQWPDDAVVYFCYEKYQIVETRWDVFVRNWKCFLFFDDGPILISPKHKQALMFLQNGQYKLGVRG; this comes from the coding sequence TTGTCATATTCATATATTCCGTTTGATCTTTATAAGCGTAAGTGGATTTTTAACCATAAAGATTTGCCTGTATCAGATGATGATAAGGCCTTGATTAAACCACTGACCGATAAAAGTGCCATGGAAGTGTGGGATAAGTGGATAAGCAATAAGAGCAGTCGCGCGGAACTATTCGAAAAGGGTGACTGGCCAGCTAAGCAAGATGCTTGGACGACAACCGAACACTGGCAATCGGCATGGGATTCTAATGACAATGCGATGCCTGAAGTGATTATTGAGCATATTCAATGGCCTGATGATGCGGTGGTGTATTTTTGTTATGAAAAGTACCAAATAGTTGAAACTCGTTGGGATGTTTTTGTGCGTAATTGGAAGTGCTTTTTATTTTTTGATGATGGCCCAATTCTTATCTCGCCAAAACACAAGCAAGCATTGATGTTTCTGCAAAATGGCCAATATAAATTAGGTGTTCGCGGTTAA
- a CDS encoding tetratricopeptide repeat protein, whose product MIIKSNIARAETLCIQKEYIESLSLCAKILEKKPECVEAIHLTALNYYFLRQFEPAITEFKKAIAINNQQPAFHSNLGNVYLDQENFIEASQCYEKALSLDPLLPSPNYNLSICLHNKGSYSLAESYCKIAIKQNATKSDFYLQLGVIYFDQGQFDNAAKTLVKALETQNKYKNGRTDLEAYWQLFNLHLCQHRYQDALEVAELGIQSQQLSEQQLCILLIGKAIIYYLFNHLDEAKHALMLSEVIYQFPSQQKYLKNFVIFHGYIKNLISLYESGKYKDCYHLADDTTKMYFISESHGLAPNRTSVQYKQQTYQINSLFIMGAKVIHFVTDDENKFQISLVSLLRDLAPGSKVVIAFGEIDCRPGEGIYTYSLKSKRDYKDVIDDMLSKYVNALKNLADSFDIEIILCGVPAPHPNSIEILPQPEQQKFKDIIAYYNLTLANLCLSLDMTLLDVYPLTNKDGQSNLLYHIDDHHLSPKTVPTLFNLHCK is encoded by the coding sequence ATGATCATAAAAAGTAATATAGCCAGAGCTGAGACATTATGTATTCAAAAGGAGTATATCGAGTCACTTTCCTTATGTGCAAAAATTCTTGAGAAAAAACCTGAGTGTGTTGAAGCGATCCATTTAACGGCCTTAAATTATTATTTCCTTAGGCAATTTGAACCTGCTATTACCGAATTCAAAAAAGCTATTGCCATTAACAACCAGCAACCCGCATTCCATAGTAACCTAGGCAATGTTTACCTTGACCAAGAAAATTTTATTGAAGCAAGCCAGTGTTATGAAAAAGCACTTAGTCTTGATCCTCTTTTACCTTCCCCTAATTACAATTTGTCTATCTGTTTGCATAATAAGGGCAGCTATTCATTGGCAGAAAGCTATTGCAAAATAGCCATCAAACAAAATGCCACCAAATCAGATTTCTATCTTCAATTAGGTGTTATTTACTTCGATCAAGGTCAGTTTGACAATGCAGCCAAGACACTAGTAAAAGCACTTGAAACACAAAATAAGTATAAAAACGGTAGAACAGACCTCGAAGCCTATTGGCAATTGTTCAATCTGCATCTATGCCAACACCGTTATCAAGATGCTCTTGAAGTTGCCGAACTTGGCATACAAAGTCAGCAATTGTCTGAACAACAACTCTGTATTTTGCTTATCGGCAAGGCCATCATATATTACCTATTCAACCATTTAGACGAAGCCAAGCACGCATTAATGCTGAGCGAAGTTATTTACCAGTTTCCTTCTCAGCAAAAATACTTGAAAAATTTCGTTATCTTTCATGGTTATATTAAAAACCTTATATCGTTATATGAAAGTGGCAAATATAAAGATTGTTATCACCTCGCTGATGACACGACAAAAATGTACTTTATCTCTGAAAGCCATGGATTAGCCCCTAACCGAACATCTGTTCAGTACAAGCAACAAACCTATCAAATAAATTCTCTATTTATCATGGGTGCTAAGGTTATTCACTTTGTCACCGATGATGAAAACAAATTCCAGATAAGCCTTGTATCATTACTGCGCGATCTTGCTCCGGGCTCTAAAGTGGTGATTGCATTTGGAGAAATTGATTGCCGACCAGGCGAAGGAATTTACACTTATAGTTTGAAATCAAAACGAGATTACAAAGATGTAATTGACGATATGTTGTCAAAATATGTCAATGCGCTCAAAAATCTTGCTGACTCTTTTGATATTGAGATCATTCTCTGCGGCGTGCCTGCTCCTCACCCTAATAGTATTGAAATACTCCCGCAACCAGAGCAACAAAAGTTTAAAGATATTATCGCTTATTATAACCTTACGCTGGCAAATTTATGTCTGTCTTTAGACATGACACTACTTGATGTATATCCGCTAACTAACAAAGATGGACAAAGTAACTTGTTGTACCATATTGATGACCATCATCTTTCACCTAAAACGGTACCAACATTGTTCAACTTACATTGTAAATAG
- a CDS encoding DUF6957 family protein has product MSLKTFVKNWSVVYVNDELTQLRVLWAIIEMDERNRFKSGDYVCSSRILYIEDNIARTHTGSLYVLTGLGSEYTASFEDLIQLIEGHSPSELNLELKY; this is encoded by the coding sequence ATGAGTTTAAAAACTTTTGTTAAAAATTGGTCTGTAGTTTATGTAAACGACGAGCTAACTCAATTGAGAGTGCTCTGGGCTATTATCGAGATGGATGAGAGAAACAGGTTTAAAAGTGGTGACTATGTGTGTAGTTCACGAATATTGTATATCGAAGATAATATAGCAAGAACGCACACCGGCAGCTTATATGTGTTGACTGGACTTGGCTCTGAGTATACGGCTAGCTTTGAAGATCTAATTCAATTGATCGAAGGTCATAGCCCTTCTGAGCTTAATTTAGAGCTTAAATATTGA
- a CDS encoding ADP-ribosylglycohydrolase family protein, whose amino-acid sequence MNGLLLGDHVGSIYEGSDKIRGYSLPLFSPASHITDDSILAAAICSELLKDSDNFERALVDWYQKYPYEEYSFSFFKWLEQDIGDSSGNGSATRSIPAGYVAQSENEAIHLAQKISKITHSHHEGMCGAESVAWVIFKLRHGAGFEEIKYQCYENWGYYLDYDLEFERKDRRGVFTTSAWDTVPISLFIGLKSTSVEDALRKCLWLGGDCDSQAAIACSVASLIHGKISNNMMQKVYSANVRKFNDVLLIFSQFNQNFCA is encoded by the coding sequence TTGAACGGCCTGTTGTTGGGTGATCACGTTGGTAGTATATATGAGGGAAGCGACAAAATTCGCGGATATTCGCTCCCGCTATTTTCTCCCGCCTCGCATATAACTGACGATTCGATATTGGCCGCTGCGATTTGCTCAGAACTATTGAAAGATAGTGATAATTTTGAAAGAGCCCTGGTTGATTGGTATCAAAAGTACCCCTATGAAGAATATAGCTTTAGTTTTTTCAAATGGCTTGAGCAGGACATTGGCGATTCGTCAGGGAATGGCAGTGCAACAAGATCTATTCCCGCCGGTTATGTTGCTCAGTCGGAAAATGAAGCAATTCACCTAGCACAAAAAATTAGCAAGATAACGCACTCGCATCATGAAGGAATGTGCGGAGCCGAATCAGTTGCGTGGGTAATTTTCAAACTTAGACATGGTGCTGGGTTTGAAGAGATTAAATATCAGTGCTACGAAAATTGGGGATATTACTTAGATTACGATCTTGAATTCGAGCGCAAAGATAGAAGAGGTGTTTTTACTACTTCTGCCTGGGATACAGTGCCTATATCGCTCTTCATTGGACTTAAATCAACCAGCGTTGAAGATGCACTTCGAAAATGTTTATGGCTCGGAGGGGATTGTGACAGTCAAGCGGCGATAGCCTGTAGTGTTGCTTCTCTTATCCACGGAAAAATATCAAATAATATGATGCAAAAAGTGTACTCAGCTAACGTAAGAAAATTCAATGATGTGCTGTTAATCTTTTCACAATTTAACCAGAATTTTTGTGCATAA
- a CDS encoding ATP-binding protein — translation MKLYISRSDTPVIPAEAQKQITKYISSAVKEAIECEFKKRNIIIVSDERNIYRDACIARSYQVKIQHGKDIVNLGNTALAKSLFIYTLASHREDIQREKVRVFKECKKALSKMPIENLEIIINERLLDSSEQFIQELKSNLFKEKYEIVKSISISSDNKKVKFVDVDYKDDLNHLISMQGIHLFTGERGTGKSQLLMRLFEEAHIDKRYPIYMSASKVLSRSLLKKNDTRHYDLAWSDTFARGALGVMLKLMLDENYFDMRWNSEILIIDELEDVLDLSTSEIVGNGTLEDKKLLLQRLEEQINKSTSVIAADAFINDNTVDWLYELAEKSNKTIFVYRQKSQFQKPLVRVMSYATNLELSNRSVINGEKSGIFSDAQHNKVKSKFEAEIIAVNTRKKKISEDNQKYIAGYTQIDAAFMHSDQASETGDISKLSSSVQMIFYNSAAKNGLSLLDPDYKRVSVLCHGTTAPNDIVQADGRFRFREEVWLSFDKPERRLCTNPLSILVDMINREFSDELTEEMLDEMKRDIHLKRIASRISFKNKMRENYEFTVLTIYEFLGHEIEFFDDKKASIQGNKNRKTGLVEEKAARDAELISAEKIGNVEAQKIMRMGEHINKENKRKLRSFELRNFYKVPVLTSELIDFDRDGKCEQMLRTILLAEVSTNLLTLDEQFKKQLIQRFISTIQLHDNEFRYNNIDAKKFQDFLFDENIEIGFQHRRAIDVFYATFKIANVSSKNALSTITSVLEKELFIKPISAKKKDRQRAYIANMASETKMWLEHIKSETISKSLLVA, via the coding sequence ATGAAGCTATATATCAGTCGTAGCGACACCCCAGTAATTCCTGCTGAAGCACAAAAACAAATCACTAAATACATTTCATCTGCCGTTAAAGAAGCAATCGAATGTGAATTTAAAAAAAGAAATATCATTATTGTTAGTGATGAACGCAATATATATCGTGATGCATGTATCGCACGCTCATATCAAGTGAAAATCCAACATGGCAAAGATATAGTAAACCTTGGTAACACAGCGCTTGCGAAATCGCTATTTATCTATACGTTAGCGTCCCACAGAGAAGATATCCAGAGAGAGAAAGTTAGGGTCTTTAAAGAGTGTAAAAAAGCATTATCCAAGATGCCAATTGAAAACTTAGAGATAATCATCAACGAAAGACTTTTAGACTCAAGTGAACAATTCATTCAAGAATTAAAATCAAATCTCTTCAAAGAAAAGTATGAAATAGTTAAATCGATAAGTATTAGTTCTGACAACAAAAAAGTTAAGTTCGTCGATGTAGACTATAAAGATGACCTGAATCACTTAATTTCGATGCAAGGTATCCATCTTTTCACCGGCGAACGCGGCACTGGTAAATCACAGTTGCTTATGCGCTTATTTGAAGAGGCTCATATAGACAAGCGCTACCCAATTTACATGTCTGCTTCTAAGGTTCTATCTCGATCACTGCTGAAAAAGAATGATACAAGACACTATGACTTGGCATGGTCTGATACATTTGCTCGTGGAGCACTCGGCGTAATGCTTAAACTTATGCTTGACGAAAACTACTTCGATATGCGCTGGAATTCAGAAATATTGATAATTGATGAACTTGAAGATGTACTTGATTTGTCAACATCTGAAATCGTCGGTAATGGGACACTCGAAGATAAAAAGTTACTCCTTCAAAGATTAGAGGAACAAATAAATAAATCTACATCTGTTATCGCAGCAGATGCATTCATTAACGATAACACAGTTGATTGGCTATATGAGCTCGCAGAAAAGTCCAATAAGACAATATTTGTTTATCGTCAGAAAAGCCAATTTCAAAAGCCTTTAGTGCGCGTCATGTCCTACGCTACTAACCTTGAATTAAGTAATCGTTCAGTAATAAATGGAGAAAAAAGTGGCATTTTTTCAGATGCACAACACAACAAAGTTAAGTCAAAATTTGAAGCTGAGATCATTGCCGTTAACACTAGGAAGAAGAAAATATCAGAAGATAATCAAAAATACATCGCTGGATATACGCAGATTGATGCAGCATTCATGCATTCTGACCAAGCAAGTGAAACTGGTGATATATCAAAACTTTCAAGTTCAGTTCAAATGATATTCTATAACTCGGCAGCAAAGAATGGCCTGAGCCTTCTTGATCCAGATTACAAGCGAGTTTCAGTTCTCTGCCATGGCACGACTGCACCGAACGACATTGTTCAAGCTGATGGCCGATTCAGATTCAGAGAAGAAGTGTGGTTAAGCTTTGATAAACCTGAGCGTAGGCTTTGCACTAATCCGTTAAGCATTCTTGTTGATATGATAAATAGAGAGTTCAGTGATGAACTGACTGAAGAAATGCTTGATGAAATGAAGCGTGATATTCATCTAAAACGTATTGCGTCCCGCATTTCTTTCAAAAATAAGATGCGTGAAAACTACGAATTTACAGTGCTCACAATATATGAATTCTTGGGTCACGAGATTGAATTTTTTGATGATAAAAAAGCGAGTATTCAAGGTAACAAAAATCGTAAAACTGGTTTGGTTGAAGAAAAGGCTGCTCGTGATGCAGAACTCATTTCAGCTGAAAAAATAGGTAATGTTGAGGCTCAGAAAATTATGCGGATGGGGGAGCATATTAACAAAGAAAATAAACGCAAGTTGAGGAGTTTTGAGTTGCGAAATTTCTATAAAGTACCAGTCTTAACTTCTGAACTAATTGACTTTGACCGTGATGGTAAGTGCGAACAGATGCTGAGGACAATTTTGCTTGCCGAAGTATCAACTAACTTACTGACATTAGATGAACAGTTCAAAAAGCAACTTATACAGCGTTTTATCAGTACTATTCAATTACACGATAATGAATTTAGATATAACAATATTGATGCTAAAAAATTCCAAGACTTTTTGTTTGATGAAAATATTGAAATCGGTTTTCAACATCGAAGGGCAATAGATGTTTTTTATGCCACATTCAAGATAGCTAATGTTTCAAGCAAAAATGCTTTATCAACAATTACATCTGTACTTGAAAAAGAACTATTTATAAAGCCAATATCAGCTAAAAAGAAAGATAGGCAAAGAGCCTACATTGCCAATATGGCAAGTGAGACAAAAATGTGGCTGGAACACATCAAAAGTGAAACCATTTCAAAAAGCTTATTAGTAGCATAA
- a CDS encoding relaxase/mobilization nuclease domain-containing protein, translated as MIYKDFQDRSGIRATLEYFLRANDDHEHAMGNIVFVQGSAISDDPISINTDGTAEVNLNELVAEFEQQAGLYVGTNRDGKLYNHSTLTLRYEDSLTDKQWAEVLEEFQAGMGYEFDKSLFCGGIHKEKKHLHLHIGACRVDSDGKLISKHNHYEKAQKVRDRICKKFGLTAPENSFYIMSENASNNNIDRAIRAKARNSASSKNGTFNYIDERHLIRSKIKQVFKDDKLVTITDYVNALKKRGVTIEAREDKIGHCTGVSYKLKGSDKSHSGSKVSSSHASWGAILNPARKGLDYEAIRDNPSLGLTGIRVKVKVTKKQVSTIKRLRLNVIVRRYKGQYYADLAFRWGDTEMLAEAIMEMILKILALIFCGGYARTYTPLELSRSNIEHDTNNETVYDGSDIQQCMQNVETDAMAWKDEDSDAPQDLCFGWDKVA; from the coding sequence ATGATATATAAAGACTTCCAAGACAGATCCGGTATCAGAGCAACGCTTGAGTATTTTTTGCGTGCAAATGATGATCACGAGCACGCAATGGGCAATATAGTATTTGTTCAAGGTAGCGCGATAAGTGACGACCCAATATCTATAAATACCGATGGTACAGCAGAAGTTAACCTAAACGAGCTGGTCGCAGAATTTGAGCAGCAAGCGGGGTTATATGTCGGCACTAACCGCGACGGAAAGCTATATAACCACTCAACATTAACTTTACGCTATGAAGACTCATTAACAGATAAGCAGTGGGCAGAAGTGCTCGAAGAGTTCCAAGCAGGAATGGGCTACGAATTCGATAAAAGCTTATTTTGCGGCGGTATCCACAAGGAAAAAAAACACTTACACCTGCACATCGGAGCCTGCCGAGTTGATAGCGATGGTAAATTAATATCAAAACACAATCACTACGAAAAAGCCCAGAAAGTAAGGGATCGTATATGTAAAAAATTTGGACTGACAGCGCCTGAAAACTCATTTTACATCATGTCAGAGAACGCAAGCAATAATAATATAGATCGTGCAATACGTGCTAAGGCAAGAAATAGTGCAAGTTCAAAAAATGGTACGTTTAATTACATAGACGAGCGCCACTTAATACGATCTAAAATTAAGCAAGTATTTAAAGATGATAAACTGGTAACTATTACTGACTACGTTAACGCATTAAAAAAACGTGGCGTTACCATCGAAGCTCGTGAAGATAAGATCGGCCACTGCACTGGCGTGTCGTACAAGTTAAAAGGCAGTGATAAGTCTCATAGTGGCTCTAAGGTATCGTCTAGTCATGCCAGTTGGGGCGCGATCTTAAACCCTGCCCGCAAGGGCTTAGACTACGAAGCAATAAGAGATAATCCATCTTTAGGACTTACCGGCATACGTGTAAAAGTTAAAGTAACTAAAAAGCAAGTATCTACTATTAAGCGTTTAAGACTTAATGTAATCGTTCGCAGATATAAAGGACAATATTATGCCGATTTAGCCTTTAGATGGGGCGACACCGAAATGCTAGCTGAGGCAATTATGGAAATGATTTTAAAAATTCTTGCTCTAATATTTTGCGGCGGTTATGCAAGAACTTACACGCCTTTGGAGCTTAGCCGGTCTAATATCGAGCATGATACTAACAATGAAACCGTATACGACGGATCAGACATACAGCAGTGTATGCAAAACGTTGAGACCGACGCTATGGCATGGAAAGATGAAGACAGCGACGCCCCCCAAGATCTGTGCTTTGGATGGGACAAGGTAGCATAA
- the tnpB gene encoding IS66 family insertion sequence element accessory protein TnpB has product MFVDSAQIYLHLDTVDFRKSINGLIVVVEQPLELSPFMDALLFR; this is encoded by the coding sequence ATGTTCGTTGACTCGGCTCAGATTTACCTGCATCTAGACACCGTGGACTTTCGTAAGTCGATTAACGGTTTGATTGTGGTGGTTGAGCAACCGCTTGAGTTATCGCCCTTTATGGATGCGCTGTTGTTCAGATAG
- a CDS encoding AAA family ATPase, protein MQNKQKNEFNKTVHPESYTLHDVMLVVAPSCAGKTTYINEHFNDRFVISSDNIVDDVCKKYGLTYSEFFQLDFKHQVREEQRTFFDQSIKESKKHNKVVWDLTNLTKRDRARAMSHYPNAIFRAVELEFKGWEKEIIKLSHERGLATGKIIPKDVLLNMFKRFEPVSKAEGFTDLTTTNVISSIIALKNAA, encoded by the coding sequence ATGCAAAATAAACAAAAAAATGAATTCAACAAAACTGTCCATCCAGAATCATATACATTACATGACGTAATGTTAGTTGTTGCTCCGTCTTGTGCAGGAAAAACAACTTACATAAATGAGCATTTCAACGATCGTTTCGTCATTTCATCAGACAACATTGTTGATGATGTTTGCAAAAAGTATGGCTTAACTTATTCTGAATTTTTCCAGCTGGATTTCAAACATCAAGTTAGAGAAGAACAACGAACATTTTTTGACCAATCAATAAAGGAATCCAAAAAGCACAATAAAGTCGTTTGGGATCTAACTAATTTAACAAAAAGAGACCGGGCCAGAGCTATGTCTCATTACCCTAACGCCATATTTAGGGCTGTTGAACTTGAATTCAAAGGCTGGGAAAAAGAGATCATTAAGCTAAGTCATGAGCGTGGTTTAGCAACCGGAAAAATAATACCTAAGGATGTTTTATTGAATATGTTTAAACGCTTTGAGCCAGTGTCTAAAGCAGAAGGCTTTACCGATCTCACAACTACTAATGTCATTTCATCAATAATCGCACTGAAAAATGCGGCTTAA
- a CDS encoding bacteriophage abortive infection AbiH family protein yields the protein MDKLYIIGNGFDLHHRLPTSFSGFCEYLRLHNSAISDLLASAISYESSDYDIWNRFEENLSFIDMGYLEELVIEYIPSPSDDEYFSDMGACGSESEKIIFNLTEGLRNEFSNYIQLACSCKVKSSLLLNIDPNAIYMSFNYTKTLEDHYGINSDKILYVHGTFDEKENIVLGHAINPATFAPKRDNESPPENLSPEELEQWYEYMSDQQNSCLDDAREELFSYYQRSYKNSDQIIKNNSIFFAELGRIKSIFVLGHSMSFVDIKYFEAIKARTSELCYWTVSFYGETEKTNLEDVLLGLGILPTNFNLIKICNLSSDMTTEL from the coding sequence TTGGATAAACTCTATATTATTGGCAATGGATTTGATTTACATCACCGCTTACCAACAAGTTTCAGTGGGTTTTGCGAATATTTAAGGCTGCATAACTCTGCCATTTCCGATTTATTGGCTAGCGCCATTTCCTATGAAAGTTCTGATTATGATATTTGGAACCGATTTGAAGAAAATTTATCGTTTATTGATATGGGCTATCTAGAAGAGCTCGTAATTGAGTACATTCCAAGCCCATCAGACGATGAGTATTTCAGTGATATGGGGGCTTGTGGTAGCGAATCAGAAAAAATAATTTTTAACCTTACCGAGGGACTCCGTAACGAATTTTCTAATTACATTCAGCTTGCCTGTTCATGTAAAGTGAAATCAAGCCTGCTCTTGAATATCGATCCAAATGCTATTTACATGAGCTTCAACTATACCAAAACACTTGAAGATCACTACGGGATCAACAGTGATAAAATTTTATATGTACATGGTACATTTGATGAGAAAGAGAACATAGTATTAGGGCATGCTATTAACCCCGCAACATTCGCACCAAAGCGAGACAATGAAAGTCCGCCTGAAAACCTATCCCCAGAAGAACTCGAGCAATGGTACGAGTATATGTCTGACCAACAGAATTCATGTCTCGATGACGCTAGAGAGGAACTATTCTCATATTACCAAAGGTCATATAAGAACTCAGATCAAATAATTAAAAATAACTCAATTTTTTTTGCTGAATTAGGGCGAATAAAATCTATTTTTGTACTTGGCCATTCAATGTCATTTGTTGATATCAAGTATTTTGAGGCCATTAAAGCTCGAACATCGGAACTTTGCTACTGGACCGTGTCGTTTTATGGTGAAACGGAAAAGACAAACTTAGAAGATGTATTATTAGGACTGGGAATTTTACCTACAAATTTCAATTTAATAAAAATATGCAACTTAAGCTCAGATATGACGACTGAATTGTGA